In Streptomyces sp. NBC_01717, one DNA window encodes the following:
- a CDS encoding S8 family peptidase — translation MFSPSQASAFRRRRWQLLSAATAVPLLASGLAVLQAPAQAAPSKPTVPAKPSATHKVTLVTGDVVTVTTMADGKQTADVDRPDSAVGGVKIQEIKGDLFVIPDEAVPLLGTDKLDRRLFNVTDLIEMGYDDAKSAAVPLIAAYAQPKSRSAAVEPTAPRGSKLTRKLKGIHGAALSTEKRQARTFWSTVAPQGSAKLGAGVSKLWLDGRVKVNLKDSVPLIGAPEAWAAGYTGKGVKVAVLDTGIDVNHPDFAGLIDGTTSFVPGEAITDVNGHGTHVASTIVGSGAASGGDNKGVAPGADLFVGKVLGGAEGYGQDSWVMAGMQWAAESGADVVNMSLGDSYPTDGSDPMSQTVDALSEQYGTLFVIAAGNAGPESISAPGAAASALTVAATDKQDQLASFSSTGPLAYSGGMKPDIAAPGVDITAARSQEMTDGGEGLYRTLSGTSMATPHVVGAAAIVAQQHPDWTGAQLKEHLMSTAKGLADGYSPYEVGTGRVDVAAAVRTTVRGTGSLFFGNYTWPHEPSDVAVKKDLAFTNTGSADVTLNLALTDDGGPFTLGATKVTVPAGGTAAVAVTGDPQAASAGRHVGYVIGTDAATGKPVTRTSVALLKEEERYDLNIKLVGRDGKPAAGWVTINLAGDFWPWTVYVDGSTTMRMAPGLYTVAGYLDVAGEKADRSGLAVLVDPETVLKDRSMDVVLDASKARLLQTEAPQRTEDRQRKVDFNVHYKGLDPFTDYRSAYVLPVTYDDVYVAPTEPMKQGEFMLTTRWRKGEPQLSLSALGGRLRFEALVQAGSILDTATDRLDAVYAGNGAAAEYKKVKAKGKVVVIKRSDEVSPQERAEAAVTAGAKALIVVNDGVGALMEYVGESTVPVATVHRDAGRTLVAMAKAGILKLTAKQTEYTPFVYDLTRDYPGQVPNRALVYKPTKGDLARIDARYYSATDGGLAEGYRSDFTLSPSFNFPEREWHPGTRTEWVTPGQNWREFHAQGVDGDLPWVMVSGDNTYAKGSTTRLDWFAPATRPGQSESFGVYNSRWGNYMTWNVQAWASASDNMRLGGYLPWGETPSHLQIFQGDTLIHDNPVSGDMQWEEVPAGNLPYRAVLDVERPGDVFRLSTRTHTEWTFMSDTVDSDFFEPFSVLNLDYKLESDLHGDVKADATQKIALKPVSMDLGTVPGNVTRVKLDVSYDDGATWQKVTLAKGSHGYWTGSFRTAKKRGGFLSVRASAGTDSGFGVKNEIIRAYGLR, via the coding sequence ATGTTCTCCCCCTCTCAGGCTTCCGCCTTCCGGCGCAGGCGCTGGCAGCTGCTCTCCGCCGCCACCGCGGTGCCGCTGCTGGCGTCGGGGCTTGCAGTTCTGCAAGCGCCCGCACAAGCCGCTCCGAGCAAACCCACCGTTCCCGCCAAGCCCTCGGCGACCCACAAGGTCACCCTGGTCACCGGCGACGTCGTCACGGTCACCACGATGGCCGACGGCAAGCAGACCGCCGATGTCGACCGGCCGGACAGCGCCGTCGGCGGCGTAAAGATCCAGGAGATCAAGGGTGACCTGTTCGTCATCCCGGACGAGGCCGTGCCGCTGCTGGGCACGGACAAGCTGGACCGGCGGCTGTTCAACGTCACCGACCTGATCGAGATGGGCTACGACGACGCGAAGTCGGCCGCGGTGCCGCTGATCGCGGCGTACGCCCAGCCCAAGTCTCGCTCGGCCGCCGTCGAGCCGACGGCCCCCCGGGGCAGCAAGCTGACCCGCAAGCTCAAGGGCATCCACGGCGCGGCACTCAGCACCGAGAAGCGGCAGGCCCGCACCTTCTGGAGCACCGTCGCGCCGCAGGGCAGCGCGAAGTTGGGCGCGGGTGTGTCGAAGCTGTGGCTCGACGGTCGCGTAAAGGTCAACCTGAAGGACAGCGTGCCGCTGATCGGCGCGCCCGAGGCCTGGGCGGCCGGGTACACCGGCAAGGGCGTAAAGGTCGCGGTGCTCGACACCGGGATCGATGTCAACCACCCCGACTTCGCCGGCCTGATCGACGGCACAACCAGCTTCGTGCCGGGTGAGGCCATCACCGACGTCAACGGGCACGGCACGCATGTGGCCAGCACGATCGTCGGTTCGGGCGCCGCCTCCGGCGGCGACAACAAGGGCGTCGCCCCCGGCGCCGACCTGTTCGTCGGCAAGGTGCTCGGCGGCGCGGAGGGTTATGGCCAGGACTCCTGGGTCATGGCCGGCATGCAGTGGGCCGCCGAATCCGGTGCGGACGTCGTCAACATGAGCCTCGGCGACTCCTACCCGACGGACGGCAGCGACCCGATGTCGCAGACGGTCGACGCGCTCTCCGAGCAGTACGGCACTCTGTTCGTCATCGCCGCCGGCAACGCGGGCCCGGAGAGCATCTCCGCCCCGGGCGCGGCCGCCTCGGCGCTGACCGTGGCCGCCACGGACAAGCAGGACCAGCTCGCGTCCTTCTCCAGCACCGGCCCGCTGGCCTACTCCGGTGGCATGAAGCCGGACATCGCAGCGCCCGGCGTGGACATCACCGCGGCCCGCTCGCAGGAGATGACCGACGGTGGTGAGGGCCTCTACCGCACCCTCAGCGGCACCTCGATGGCCACCCCGCACGTGGTCGGCGCGGCGGCGATCGTGGCCCAGCAGCACCCGGACTGGACCGGCGCGCAGCTCAAGGAACACCTGATGAGCACCGCGAAGGGCCTGGCCGACGGGTACTCGCCGTACGAGGTCGGCACCGGGCGTGTCGACGTGGCCGCCGCTGTGCGCACCACGGTCCGCGGCACCGGATCGCTCTTCTTCGGCAACTACACATGGCCGCACGAGCCGAGCGACGTCGCCGTCAAGAAGGACCTGGCCTTCACCAACACCGGTTCGGCCGACGTCACGCTGAACCTGGCGCTGACCGACGACGGCGGCCCGTTCACGCTGGGAGCGACCAAGGTGACCGTCCCGGCGGGCGGCACCGCCGCCGTCGCGGTGACCGGTGACCCGCAAGCCGCCTCGGCCGGCCGGCACGTCGGCTACGTGATAGGCACCGACGCGGCCACCGGGAAGCCGGTGACCCGCACGTCCGTGGCACTGCTCAAGGAGGAGGAGCGCTACGACCTGAACATCAAGCTGGTCGGCCGGGACGGCAAGCCCGCCGCCGGCTGGGTCACGATCAACCTGGCCGGCGACTTCTGGCCGTGGACGGTCTACGTCGACGGTTCGACCACCATGCGCATGGCACCCGGCCTGTACACCGTCGCGGGGTACCTCGACGTGGCCGGCGAGAAGGCGGACCGCTCGGGTCTGGCCGTGCTGGTCGACCCGGAGACCGTGCTCAAGGACCGCTCCATGGACGTGGTGCTGGACGCGAGCAAGGCACGTCTGCTGCAGACCGAGGCGCCGCAGCGCACCGAGGACCGCCAGCGCAAGGTCGACTTCAACGTCCACTACAAGGGCCTCGACCCGTTCACGGACTACCGCAGCGCGTACGTGCTGCCGGTGACGTACGACGACGTCTACGTCGCGCCGACGGAGCCGATGAAGCAGGGCGAGTTCATGCTGACCACCCGCTGGCGCAAGGGCGAGCCGCAGCTCAGCCTGAGCGCATTGGGCGGTCGGCTCCGCTTCGAGGCACTGGTGCAGGCGGGCAGCATCCTGGACACGGCCACGGACAGGCTGGACGCCGTCTACGCGGGCAACGGTGCGGCGGCCGAATACAAGAAGGTCAAGGCCAAGGGCAAGGTCGTCGTCATCAAGCGCAGCGACGAGGTCTCGCCGCAGGAGCGCGCCGAGGCCGCGGTCACGGCCGGCGCCAAGGCGCTGATCGTGGTCAACGACGGTGTGGGTGCCCTGATGGAGTACGTCGGCGAGTCGACCGTCCCGGTCGCCACCGTGCACCGCGACGCGGGCAGGACCCTTGTCGCGATGGCCAAGGCCGGCATCCTGAAGCTGACCGCGAAGCAGACCGAGTACACGCCGTTCGTCTACGACCTGACCCGGGACTACCCCGGCCAGGTACCGAACCGGGCCCTCGTCTACAAGCCGACCAAGGGTGACCTCGCCCGGATCGATGCGCGCTACTACTCGGCCACGGACGGCGGGTTGGCGGAAGGCTACCGGTCCGACTTCACCCTCAGCCCGTCGTTCAACTTCCCCGAGCGCGAGTGGCACCCGGGCACCCGCACCGAATGGGTGACCCCGGGACAGAACTGGAGGGAGTTCCACGCTCAGGGCGTCGACGGAGACCTGCCGTGGGTAATGGTGTCGGGCGACAACACGTATGCCAAGGGCAGCACCACCCGTCTGGACTGGTTCGCTCCGGCGACCCGGCCCGGCCAGAGCGAGTCCTTCGGTGTGTACAACTCCCGCTGGGGGAACTACATGACCTGGAACGTGCAGGCGTGGGCCTCCGCCAGCGACAACATGCGGCTGGGCGGCTACCTGCCGTGGGGTGAGACGCCGTCCCATCTGCAGATCTTCCAGGGCGACACGCTGATCCACGACAACCCGGTCAGCGGAGACATGCAGTGGGAGGAGGTACCGGCGGGCAACCTGCCCTACCGCGCCGTCCTCGACGTGGAGCGGCCCGGTGACGTTTTCCGGCTGTCGACACGCACCCACACCGAGTGGACGTTCATGTCCGACACCGTCGACTCGGACTTCTTCGAGCCGTTCTCGGTGCTGAACCTGGACTACAAGCTGGAGTCGGACCTGCACGGCGACGTCAAGGCCGATGCGACCCAGAAGATCGCGCTCAAGCCGGTGTCGATGGACCTGGGCACCGTGCCGGGCAACGTCACCAGGGTGAAGCTGGACGTCTCGTACGACGACGGTGCCACCTGGCAGAAGGTAACCCTGGCCAAGGGCTCCCACGGCTACTGGACGGGTTCGTTCAGGACGGCGAAGAAGCGCGGCGGCTTCCTCTCGGTCCGCGCGAGCGCCGGCACGGACAGCGGCTTCGGCGTCAAGAACGAGATCATCCGGGCGTACGGCCTGCGATGA
- a CDS encoding Flp family type IVb pilin: protein MPQPLMVARWLVYVLFGATVLGGIGLFLTAASLDAVNGTLLGLLAYAAAPGVVGWVLARRAWTGGVRVWWGLIAVQAWLILSDLSNIRDGSVQGFTQLLLPVVILVFLCQEGSRAWFRLAERERAGRPPFSLPHVIKWRRDRGQTAMEYVGLIAVVAAIILALALSGVGGQITNGLQSAICSLTGSSCPATGDGGETVEAGSDTEDQPGPTTDGGTVAGGATGGGTRDDTDDGTSDSTGGGTGGGTGDGTDNGAPGGGDDTGSTSEAGDPTDPYEPIATDEDGTADDEGNDGKKKEEECSGFLGCTLDQLGQVGEGLFVDGIWGDVTDLWDTVVHPIDTVSGIVDYGKSLGDKWSTDSKDAGDKWADGDYFDALTDWGGASVNTGVNVLDDMFVGEEVRETWNRGEETQAATTVIWNVGSLFIPGYDVAKVAGKSSKLGKLGKLAQAIAETADKAKDAAGRARKAAGLGDAKGARKAADEAQEHADDAAEKAEEHGSCTIALGAARLVPYEGAGTGRKPSGVPGSGTGILAAGHAESPLIVLAAGNKKCEGEEADNARDAQKEADDADRAADGAELSTAADRAKQTIRDASDKQKTPKSERFSLNEGAIDKLAARAKDNPDLSRGEFGKAELASALDDLTDMLNDKRIDTQSRGSLGGTVLKATDRHQLAEAMAEARAAKRAADLDAAEGTKVYASVGAQKGRKSVDFGDGKPLDVSTIDDVDVAYKGKDGKVHVVEVKNTANATTQASLPAQAERLADWAKESGVTPPRAARYQIETPKDWDKIFNGFQKDKKTGTTPPGTPAQTIADNGLGARIAGQDVTPKQLKDMDAAWNAKTDAEKQAARDSGKMKDPKSAMEYLGVS from the coding sequence ATGCCGCAACCACTCATGGTGGCCCGCTGGCTGGTGTACGTGTTGTTCGGGGCGACCGTGCTGGGCGGTATCGGCCTGTTCCTCACCGCCGCCTCCCTGGATGCGGTGAACGGCACGCTGCTGGGGCTGCTTGCGTACGCGGCCGCGCCCGGGGTTGTCGGTTGGGTGCTGGCGCGGCGCGCCTGGACCGGTGGGGTCCGGGTGTGGTGGGGCCTGATCGCCGTACAGGCGTGGCTGATCCTCAGTGACCTGTCCAACATCCGTGACGGTTCGGTTCAGGGTTTCACTCAGCTCCTTCTGCCTGTCGTGATTCTCGTGTTCCTGTGCCAGGAGGGGAGCCGGGCGTGGTTCCGGCTCGCGGAGCGCGAGCGGGCAGGGCGACCCCCCTTCTCGCTGCCTCACGTGATCAAGTGGCGGCGTGACCGCGGGCAGACGGCGATGGAGTATGTCGGTCTGATCGCTGTGGTCGCGGCGATCATCCTCGCGCTGGCGTTGAGCGGAGTCGGTGGACAGATAACCAACGGCCTTCAGTCGGCGATCTGTTCACTGACGGGTAGCTCGTGCCCGGCCACCGGGGACGGTGGGGAGACGGTTGAGGCGGGCAGCGATACGGAGGATCAGCCCGGCCCGACGACGGATGGCGGCACCGTCGCCGGCGGTGCGACTGGTGGCGGTACCAGGGATGACACGGATGACGGCACCAGCGACAGTACGGGTGGCGGTACCGGTGGCGGTACGGGTGATGGCACCGACAACGGCGCGCCCGGCGGCGGAGATGACACCGGCTCCACCAGCGAAGCCGGCGATCCTACTGACCCGTATGAGCCGATCGCCACTGATGAGGACGGGACAGCCGACGACGAGGGCAACGACGGGAAGAAGAAGGAGGAGGAATGCTCCGGCTTCCTCGGATGCACCCTCGATCAGCTCGGGCAGGTCGGCGAGGGCCTGTTCGTCGACGGGATCTGGGGCGATGTCACCGACCTGTGGGACACCGTCGTCCACCCCATCGACACCGTCTCCGGCATCGTCGACTACGGGAAATCGCTCGGCGACAAGTGGAGCACGGATTCCAAGGACGCCGGTGACAAGTGGGCCGATGGTGACTACTTCGACGCGCTGACCGACTGGGGCGGCGCCTCGGTCAACACGGGCGTCAACGTCCTGGACGACATGTTCGTCGGCGAGGAGGTCCGCGAAACCTGGAACCGGGGCGAAGAGACCCAGGCCGCCACCACCGTCATCTGGAATGTCGGTTCGCTCTTCATCCCCGGCTACGACGTGGCCAAGGTCGCCGGGAAGTCCAGCAAACTCGGCAAGCTGGGCAAGCTCGCCCAAGCCATCGCCGAGACAGCCGACAAGGCCAAGGATGCCGCGGGCCGGGCCCGTAAGGCGGCCGGGCTCGGCGACGCCAAGGGGGCTCGTAAGGCGGCCGACGAAGCGCAGGAGCACGCCGACGACGCTGCCGAGAAGGCCGAGGAGCACGGCAGTTGCACCATCGCGCTGGGTGCCGCCAGGCTCGTGCCGTACGAGGGCGCAGGCACCGGCCGTAAGCCCAGCGGCGTGCCCGGTTCCGGCACGGGGATCCTGGCCGCAGGACACGCCGAGTCCCCCCTGATCGTTCTCGCGGCAGGCAACAAAAAGTGCGAGGGCGAGGAGGCGGACAACGCTCGCGACGCCCAGAAGGAAGCTGACGACGCCGACCGGGCCGCTGACGGAGCCGAACTCTCCACCGCGGCCGACCGGGCCAAGCAGACCATCCGGGACGCCAGTGACAAGCAGAAGACGCCCAAGTCCGAGCGCTTCAGTCTCAACGAGGGCGCGATCGACAAGCTGGCCGCGAGGGCCAAGGACAACCCCGACCTGAGCCGAGGTGAATTCGGCAAGGCCGAGCTGGCGTCCGCACTGGACGATCTCACCGACATGCTCAACGACAAGCGCATCGACACCCAGAGCCGCGGCTCCCTGGGCGGGACTGTCCTCAAGGCCACCGACCGCCACCAGCTGGCCGAAGCCATGGCGGAGGCCCGCGCAGCCAAGCGCGCAGCCGACCTGGACGCTGCCGAGGGCACCAAGGTGTACGCGAGTGTCGGCGCGCAGAAGGGCCGCAAGTCGGTGGACTTCGGAGACGGCAAGCCGCTCGATGTCAGCACCATCGATGACGTCGACGTCGCCTACAAGGGCAAGGACGGCAAGGTCCACGTCGTGGAGGTCAAGAACACAGCCAATGCGACCACTCAGGCGTCCCTCCCCGCTCAGGCCGAGCGGCTGGCCGACTGGGCCAAGGAGAGCGGAGTGACACCGCCGCGAGCGGCCCGCTACCAGATCGAGACCCCCAAGGACTGGGACAAGATCTTCAACGGCTTCCAGAAGGACAAAAAGACCGGTACGACCCCACCAGGCACCCCGGCTCAGACCATCGCGGACAACGGTCTCGGCGCCCGGATCGCCGGTCAGGACGTCACCCCCAAGCAGCTGAAGGACATGGACGCCGCGTGGAACGCCAAGACCGACGCGGAGAAGCAGGCCGCTCGTGACTCCGGCAAGATGAAGGATCCCAAGAGCGCGATGGAATACCTGGGAGTCTCGTGA
- a CDS encoding SpoIIE family protein phosphatase has protein sequence MRGDALMIIDGSGVITEWSHQAASLLGLPASEVLGRPATGLFTVGRGDHGGEELQLSSREGRTTTCELWVRPVLRDGAVAWEIGRQSTEPTGGAHADGISESLIEALFTQSPIGLHLLDPELRIVRVNTATRALHGVPSESLLGRPLMEVYPFSDPATEESVARRVLDRGMPVLDRLVRVRLPADHGGERVFSASTYRLQDARGAVLGLAVSTVEVTERERAHAHTAVLARVRESVGRTLDVVTTCQEAADVLVPGYADIFVVEVVDEVVRGEDPPIGPLSRDVPLRRAAFRSRVVEPVHPVGDVRTAPYGTPFGQALSDLRPRLLDLAADSSWLAADPARAEAIRAAGAHSLITAPLTLRGTVLGLLSLYRCGQTEPYREDDIDLALELAAHTALCIDNARRFTRERTIAATTQRRLLPQSPGPRTAVDTAWLHLPADLGASWFDTIALPGARTALVTGNATGHGISAATTMGQLRTAIHALAALDLEPDELLARLHDTTGRLAEERAALPPADPLHNETLTASCIYGVYDPITRICAIARAGHPAPIVVHPDGTTHICDIPASPLLGCAEDPPRASASFELAEGSILAFYTATLLPDAGTDPGMLRNVLSRSDRSLQSLCDDVVYALGSDPPRGDAALLLSRTSGIAPDHVATWRLTPDATAAGEARALTRRRLTDWELDEESVFTAELIASELATNAVHYGAPPVQLRLILERTLTCEVTDAGSSAPHLRHAPVADEGGRGLFIVSQLAHQWGTRYSQTGKTIWAEQSLPPR, from the coding sequence GTGAGGGGCGACGCGCTCATGATCATCGATGGTTCCGGTGTGATCACGGAGTGGAGTCACCAGGCCGCCTCCTTGCTGGGCCTCCCCGCGTCCGAGGTGCTGGGACGTCCGGCGACAGGGCTCTTCACGGTCGGCAGGGGCGACCACGGCGGGGAAGAGCTGCAGCTGAGCAGTCGAGAGGGCCGCACGACAACGTGCGAGCTGTGGGTGCGACCGGTGCTGCGAGACGGCGCCGTGGCCTGGGAAATCGGCCGGCAGTCGACGGAACCCACGGGCGGGGCCCATGCGGACGGCATCAGCGAGAGTCTGATCGAGGCCCTGTTCACCCAGTCACCCATCGGCTTGCACCTCCTCGACCCCGAACTCCGGATCGTGCGCGTCAATACGGCCACACGCGCCTTGCACGGAGTGCCGTCCGAGAGCCTGCTGGGTCGCCCACTCATGGAGGTGTACCCCTTCTCGGACCCTGCGACCGAGGAATCCGTGGCCCGACGGGTCCTGGACCGAGGCATGCCCGTGCTGGACCGCTTGGTGCGCGTTCGCCTCCCTGCCGATCACGGCGGGGAGCGAGTGTTCTCCGCATCCACCTACCGGCTTCAGGACGCCCGAGGTGCAGTCCTCGGGCTCGCGGTTTCCACAGTCGAGGTCACCGAGCGGGAGCGGGCGCACGCGCACACCGCCGTCCTCGCCCGTGTGCGCGAATCCGTCGGCCGGACCCTCGACGTGGTCACCACCTGCCAGGAGGCAGCGGATGTCCTGGTGCCTGGGTACGCCGACATCTTCGTGGTCGAGGTGGTGGATGAAGTCGTACGGGGTGAGGACCCCCCGATCGGTCCGCTCAGCCGGGATGTGCCCCTGCGGCGTGCCGCCTTCCGCAGCCGTGTCGTGGAGCCCGTGCATCCGGTCGGCGATGTACGCACCGCGCCCTACGGAACCCCGTTCGGGCAAGCTCTGTCCGACCTGCGTCCCCGGCTCTTGGACCTGGCTGCCGACAGTTCCTGGCTGGCGGCGGATCCGGCACGTGCCGAGGCCATCCGCGCGGCGGGAGCGCATTCGCTCATCACGGCTCCGCTGACGCTCCGCGGCACGGTACTGGGGCTGTTGAGCCTGTACCGCTGTGGGCAGACCGAGCCCTATCGCGAGGACGACATCGACCTCGCCCTCGAACTCGCCGCCCACACCGCGCTCTGCATCGACAATGCCCGCCGCTTCACCCGCGAGCGGACCATCGCCGCCACGACCCAGCGCCGGCTCCTGCCCCAGAGCCCCGGTCCGCGGACAGCCGTCGACACTGCGTGGCTCCACCTCCCCGCGGACCTGGGTGCGAGCTGGTTCGACACCATCGCCCTGCCCGGCGCCCGCACAGCACTGGTAACCGGCAACGCAACCGGACACGGGATCTCTGCCGCCACCACCATGGGGCAGCTGCGCACCGCGATCCACGCGCTTGCCGCACTCGACCTGGAGCCCGACGAACTCCTCGCCAGACTGCACGACACCACCGGCCGCCTGGCCGAGGAACGTGCGGCGCTCCCACCCGCCGATCCGCTGCACAACGAGACACTGACCGCAAGTTGCATCTACGGGGTGTACGACCCCATCACCCGTATCTGCGCCATCGCCCGCGCGGGGCACCCCGCACCGATCGTCGTCCACCCGGACGGCACGACCCACATCTGTGACATCCCGGCGAGCCCCCTGCTGGGATGCGCCGAGGACCCTCCCAGGGCTTCCGCGAGCTTCGAACTCGCCGAGGGCAGTATCCTCGCCTTCTACACCGCAACCCTGCTCCCGGATGCGGGGACGGATCCCGGCATGCTCCGGAACGTCCTGAGCCGGTCCGACCGCTCCCTGCAGTCCCTGTGCGACGACGTCGTCTACGCACTGGGAAGCGATCCCCCACGAGGCGACGCCGCGCTTCTCCTGTCCCGTACCTCCGGCATCGCCCCCGACCACGTGGCCACCTGGCGACTCACCCCCGACGCGACAGCCGCCGGCGAAGCCCGAGCCCTTACCCGGCGCCGGCTCACCGACTGGGAACTGGACGAGGAATCCGTCTTCACCGCAGAGCTGATCGCCAGTGAACTGGCCACGAACGCCGTGCACTACGGAGCCCCGCCCGTACAACTACGCCTCATCCTGGAGCGCACGCTCACCTGCGAAGTGACGGACGCCGGCAGCTCCGCACCCCATCTGCGGCATGCGCCGGTCGCGGACGAGGGAGGCCGCGGGCTGTTCATCGTCTCCCAACTCGCCCACCAGTGGGGCACCCGCTACAGCCAGACCGGCAAGACCATCTGGGCCGAACAGTCCCTCCCGCCACGTTGA
- a CDS encoding transcriptional regulator TrmB, giving the protein MLDVLGLEADDERVYRALLGRPNSTAMLLSDLLVVSPADVDKALSRLVGWGLVIGSADDQFTAAPPAMALGALISQRRDGLRMAEHALVTFAEEHRAAMTGNSINDLIEVVTGVDAIRHRFLQVQQAARTQVRSFITAPFLAVPPGENTAEPAAIGRGVHFRVVLDRAVLAEPGIITDAIDSLRNGVQLRVADQLPMKLVLADADLGLVPLAVTPAGEPGAVLLHRSGLLDALDALFETVWRTAHPLELSGTGGEAGTTVELGAEGPTDLDRKILALLLAGLTDPTAATQLGLSPRTLHRRLRHLMDIAGVRTRMQLGGHAVRHGWVEPR; this is encoded by the coding sequence ATGCTGGATGTTCTGGGCCTCGAAGCCGATGACGAGCGCGTCTACCGGGCGCTGCTCGGACGGCCGAACTCCACCGCGATGCTGCTGTCGGATCTGCTCGTCGTATCGCCGGCCGATGTGGACAAGGCCTTGTCCCGCCTGGTCGGGTGGGGACTGGTGATCGGGTCGGCGGACGATCAGTTCACGGCCGCGCCGCCGGCCATGGCGCTCGGCGCTCTCATCAGCCAGCGCCGGGACGGGCTACGCATGGCTGAGCACGCACTGGTGACCTTCGCCGAGGAACACCGGGCGGCGATGACCGGGAACAGCATCAACGATCTGATCGAGGTCGTGACGGGCGTCGACGCCATCCGTCATCGCTTCCTGCAGGTGCAGCAGGCAGCCCGCACGCAGGTCCGCAGCTTCATCACCGCACCGTTCCTCGCCGTGCCGCCCGGCGAGAACACGGCCGAACCCGCGGCCATCGGCCGCGGCGTGCACTTCCGGGTGGTACTGGACCGGGCGGTGCTGGCAGAGCCGGGCATCATCACCGATGCGATCGATTCACTGCGCAACGGCGTGCAACTGCGTGTCGCCGACCAACTGCCGATGAAACTCGTGCTGGCCGACGCCGACCTCGGCCTTGTCCCGCTCGCGGTCACACCGGCCGGAGAGCCCGGCGCCGTGCTGCTGCACCGCAGCGGCCTGTTGGATGCCCTGGACGCGCTGTTCGAGACGGTATGGCGCACCGCCCACCCGCTCGAACTGTCGGGCACCGGCGGCGAAGCCGGAACCACCGTCGAGCTCGGCGCGGAAGGCCCGACCGACCTCGACCGAAAGATCCTCGCGCTACTGCTGGCCGGCCTGACCGACCCGACGGCCGCGACACAGCTCGGCCTGTCACCGCGCACGCTGCACCGACGCCTGCGCCACCTCATGGACATAGCCGGAGTTCGGACCCGGATGCAGCTCGGCGGTCACGCCGTCCGACACGGCTGGGTGGAGCCGCGCTGA
- a CDS encoding dihydrofolate reductase family protein, translating to MRKLIYGMNLTLDGYIAAPGDDIGWSVPSDELFQFWSDQLQATDLSLYGCKLWQTMSSYWPTGDQRPNATPAEIEFARRWRDMSKVVFSSTIDKVDWNTRLVTGDAVAEITRLKAVDGGPMDIGGATLAGAAMRAGLIDEYVLATAPVLVGSGTPFFTALDNWVNLNLVETRTFPGGVILTRYETRR from the coding sequence ATGCGGAAACTGATCTACGGCATGAACCTGACCCTGGACGGCTACATCGCAGCGCCCGGCGACGACATCGGCTGGAGCGTGCCGAGCGACGAGCTGTTCCAGTTCTGGTCCGACCAGTTGCAGGCGACCGACCTGTCGCTGTACGGGTGCAAGCTGTGGCAGACGATGAGCTCCTACTGGCCGACCGGCGACCAGCGGCCCAACGCCACCCCGGCGGAGATCGAGTTCGCGCGCCGCTGGCGGGACATGTCGAAGGTGGTGTTCTCCTCGACGATCGACAAGGTCGACTGGAACACCCGCCTGGTCACCGGCGACGCGGTCGCCGAGATCACCCGGCTCAAGGCCGTGGACGGCGGCCCGATGGACATCGGCGGCGCGACGCTCGCCGGGGCGGCCATGCGGGCCGGGCTGATTGACGAGTACGTGCTGGCCACCGCGCCGGTCCTGGTGGGCAGCGGCACGCCGTTCTTCACCGCGCTGGACAACTGGGTGAACCTGAACCTGGTGGAGACGCGGACGTTTCCCGGCGGCGTAATCCTGACCAGGTACGAGACGAGGCGCTGA
- a CDS encoding DUF2461 family protein — protein MGSQVRLHNLTARFISTALSVFLDELAHRARHIELAGEPRRNTSHHVWGYASLPASLSARGSWVSYPARMRGQFTGWPEQAMDVLWQLQGEPTHATRERYRADRERLVRQPMIAMLNEVADTDPRYEDFSVWHYRTDSWWWQHQGAVIRLGRKIEIGLRFSLDGLRIQGAWWYPDPGQVDMFRKAVASEESGRELSAIVEDVRKKGYDISGDVMKRPPRGYPTDHSRASLLRHRSLIAARPLGCEEWLHTPEAVDRVLSAAADLDALLMWLVRHVKRAA, from the coding sequence GTGGGATCTCAAGTTCGGCTGCACAATCTCACCGCCCGCTTCATATCGACTGCACTCTCCGTGTTCCTCGACGAACTCGCCCACCGCGCACGGCACATCGAACTGGCCGGCGAGCCCCGCCGCAACACCTCCCACCATGTCTGGGGCTACGCCTCCCTGCCCGCCTCACTCTCCGCGCGCGGATCATGGGTGAGCTATCCTGCGCGCATGCGCGGACAGTTCACCGGCTGGCCGGAGCAGGCCATGGACGTGTTGTGGCAGCTCCAGGGCGAACCGACCCACGCGACCCGCGAGCGCTACCGCGCGGACCGCGAACGCCTGGTCCGGCAGCCGATGATCGCCATGCTCAACGAGGTCGCGGACACCGACCCCCGGTACGAGGACTTCTCCGTCTGGCACTACCGCACCGACTCCTGGTGGTGGCAGCACCAGGGCGCGGTGATCCGGCTCGGCCGCAAGATCGAGATCGGTCTCCGGTTCTCCCTGGACGGCCTGCGGATCCAGGGCGCCTGGTGGTACCCCGATCCCGGCCAGGTGGACATGTTCCGCAAGGCCGTAGCCTCCGAGGAGAGCGGCCGCGAACTGTCCGCCATCGTCGAGGACGTGCGGAAGAAGGGTTACGACATCTCCGGGGACGTGATGAAACGCCCCCCGCGCGGCTATCCGACAGACCACTCCCGTGCGAGCCTGCTGCGCCACCGTTCTCTGATCGCCGCCCGTCCCCTCGGCTGCGAGGAGTGGCTGCACACTCCCGAGGCGGTCGACCGAGTCCTCTCGGCCGCCGCTGACCTGGACGCCCTGCTGATGTGGCTGGTCCGCCACGTGAAGCGCGCCGCCTGA